The Neisseria macacae ATCC 33926 genome contains the following window.
AATTCCATGGGCTTGCCGAATCAAGGCATTGATTACTATCTGGATTATTTGCTGAGCCTTCAAGAATCGCAGCCCGAACGGACATTTTTCCTCTCGCTGGTCGGTATGTCGCCCGATGAAACACACACGCTGTTGAAAAAGGTGCAAAACAGCGGTTTTAAAGGCATTACCGAACTCAACCTTTCCTGCCCGAACGTCCCCGGCAAGCCGCAAATCGCCTACGATTTTGAAACGACCGAACGGATTTTGGGCGAAGCCTTCGGCTATTTCGACAAGCCTTTGGGCATCAAACTGCCGCCGTATTTCGACATCGTCCATTTCGACCAAGCGGCGGAAGTGTTCAACCGCCATCCGTTGAAATTCGTCAACTGCGTCAATTCCATCGGCAACGGCATGTATATCGAGGACGAATCCGTTGTGATCCGGCCTAAAAACGGCTTTGGCGGCATAGGCGGCGAATACATCAAACCGACCGCGCTCGCCAATGTCCACGCGTTCTACCAAAGATTGAATCCGTCCATCCAAATCATCGGCACAGGCGGCGTTTATACCGGTCGCGATGTGTTTGAACATATCTTGTGCGGCGCGAGCATGGTGCAAATCGGCACGGCGCTGCATCAGCAAGGTGTCGAAGTTTTCGAACGCGTTTCGCTTGGTTTGAAAGCCATCATGGCGAAAAAAGGCTATGAGAAGCTGGAAGACTTCAAAGGCAAACTGAAATATCTGGGGTAAGTCTGCTCAGATGAAGGGGAAAAGGTCGTCTGAAAGCCATCATACGGTTTCAGACGACCTTTTATTACAAAACGGCTGCCGATAGGTTTCTTTGGAAAATCCGGATATCGGGGGAGGACGTTTTGATTGTTGTCATTTTGCTCATACGGCAGGCATCGAAATAGCGTGTATAGTGGATTAACTTTAAATCAGGACAAGGCGACGAAGCCGCAGACAGTACAGATAGTACGGCAAGGCGAGACAACGCCGTACTGGTTTAAAGTTAATCCACTATAAAAGGCGTTTTAACATTTATCTCTATAAGCAGGTTTGTTACAATTTCGGGAAAATTTTAGTGGAACTGCAAAATGCTGATGAACTCATCCGCCATCCTCCCGCCCGCCATGCTCGGCATCCTCGGCGGCGGACAATTAGGCAGAATGTTTACCGTTGCCGCCAAAACCATGGGCTACAAAGTAACCGTACTCGACCCCGATCCGAACGCGCCGGCGGCGGAATTTGCCGACCGCCATTTGTGCGCGCCGTTTGACGACCAAGCCGCTTTGGACGAGTTGGCAAAATGCGCGGCGGTTACTACTGAATTTGAAAACGTCAATGCCGACGCGATGCGCTTTCTGGCAAAACATACCAACGTTTCCCCCAGTGGCGACTGCGTGGCCATTGCGCAAAACCGCATTCAGGAAAAAGCGTGGATACGCAAAGCGGGATTGCAAACCGCACCGTATCAAGCGGTTTGCCGTTCAGACGACATCAGCGAAGAAAGCGCGCAATTCTTGCCCGGCATCCTGAAAACGGCCACTTTGGGCTACGACGGCAAAGGTCAAATCCGCGTCAAAACGGTGGACGAACTCAAAGCCGCGTTTGCCGAACACGGCGGTGTGGATTGCGTTTTGGAAAAAATGGTGGATTTACGCGGCGAGATTTCCGTGATCGTATGCCGTCTGAACGATGAAAACGTGCAAACCTTCGATCCTGCCGAAAACATCCACGAAAACGGCATCCTTGCTTACTCCATCGTTCCTGCGCGGCTGAGTGCCGACGTGCAGCAACAGGCACGGCAGATGGCGCAACGCTTGGCGGACGAATTGGATTATGTCGGCGTGTTGGCGGTGGAAATGTTTGTCGTCGGCGACACGCATGAATTGGTCGTCAACGAAATTGCCCCGCGCCCGCACAATTCCGGCCATCATACGCTGGATGCCTGCGCCGCAGACCAGTTCCAGCAGCAGGTACGCATTATGTGCAATCTGCCGCCCGCCGATACCAAGCTGCTTTCTTCATGCTGCATGGCGAATATTTTGGGCGGCGTCTGGCAGGAAGACGGCGGCGAACCGAATTGGCTGCCGTTGCAAAGCCATCCGAATGCACACCTGCACCTATACGGCAAAAAAGCCGCGCGGAAAGGCCGCAAAATGGGGCATTTCACCGTTTTGTCCGCCGATGCCGACACTGCTTTTGAAGCAGCAGGAAAATTACATCAAAGCCTTTGAATATAAAATATAATATCGGAAACAGCGTTCAGACGGCCCTCTGTCTGTTTATGAAGAAAACGTCGTCTGAACACGCATTACAATACATCTTACAACACATCTTGCCATGAGCCTTCTGACCATACTCCGTCCCGCAGTCGCGCAAGACTGCCAAGCCATACACAATGCCCATCTGCACGCCGTCCAATATACCTGCATCCGCAGTTACGACGATAAAGTATTGCATGCGTGGGAAGCCCTGCTCGATATCGACAGCTACCTCGAAACCATTTCCGATCCCGGCAAAGCCTTTTGGGTGGTGGAATACAGGGGGACCATACAGGGTTTTTTCCAAGTGGACTTCAAAGAAGCCCAATTGGACGCGTTGTATGTCCATCCCTTCGTTCATAATCACGGCTTGGGTACAGCCTTGCTGCGCCGTGCCGAAGAACTTGCCCATCAGGCGGGTTTGAGCTTTTTGAAACTGTACGCCTCGCTCAACTCCGTTCCTTTCTACCGCTTGAACCACTACGAATCTTTGGGTTCCGCCGTATTGCAGTTGAACAAAGACGTCAAGGTCAAGTGCGAACTGATGCGCAAATATCTATAAGCCGTTTTCAGACGACCTGTACACGGAGCGCAGAGGTCGTCTGAAAATGTGTTTTTTCATGTTCAACCTCAAAATATCCCCATGATGAAAACAGATTTCCAATCCGCCTTGAAAGCATTAGGCAAGCAAGCCAAAAAAGAAGCCGAAGCGCGGGCGCAGGAGCAAGCCTTGGCGAAGAAGCGCGAGGAAGAGAATATCGATTTCGCCAAAGCCGTAGGCGCAGTAACGCCGCTGAAAACCGCGCCGCGCTATGAAGCACCGCGTGATAAAACGCCCATCAAACCCCGTCCGAAAGAACAGGAAAGTTTGGCAGCCGAAGATTATTTTTATGTCGGCAGCGGCGCTTCTTGGGATGAACCGCCCGCTTCGTTCAGTAAAAACGGACAAGGGAAAAACGACTTGCAACGTCTGCGTAACGGGCATTATCCCGTAGTCGCCGATGTCGATTTACACGGCTACACGCAGGAAGAGGCACAACAGGTTTTAAACGAATTTATCGAATTTACCCAAAAGCGGGGTGTATGCGCCGAAATCATTCACGGCAGCGGTTTGGGCTCGTCAGGCTACAAACCCGTTTTAAAAAACATGACGCGCCGCTGGCTGATGCAGCACCCTGATGTATTGGCTTATATCGAGCCGAGGGAAGGCAATGACGGCGCTGTACGCATTTTGTTGAAGCGCAGGCGCAGGGAAGAAGAATAGTTTGTGCTGGATTGATTGGGCTGAGGCAATGTTGCCTTGAGTGCAATCTGCGAACCTGTCAAAGGTCGTCTGAAACAGGGATTAGGTTTTCAGACGACCTTTTCGATTTTGGCAAATACTGAAATATTGCTTACGGCAGGAGCTTGCCCGGATTCATGATGCCGTGCGGGTCAAGCTGGGCTTTGATGGCGCGCATCAAGGCGATTTCGGACGGGGTGCGGACGCTGGGGAGCCAGTGTTTTTTGATGGTGCCGATACCGTGTTCCGCCGCGATGGTACCGTGGCAGGCGAGGATGTGTTCATAGACGATGCTGTTGACGGCATCTTCGTAGCAGTAAGCATCGTTGCTCAAGACGTCGGGCAGGAAGGTGTTGTAATGCAGGCTGCCGTCGCCCAAATGTCCGAAGCAGACAATTTGTATACCCGGAAAACGGGTTTCTAAGGCGGGGGCGCATTGATGGACAAAGGCGGCGACTTGGGCAATCGGGACAGCGATGTCGTGTTTGATGCTGGTGCCGAGCTTGCGCTGGGAGGCGGAAATGTTTTCACGCAGCGTCCACAGATCGAGGCGCTCTTGTTCGGATTGCGCGATGATGCTGTTTTCTTGGCCGTTTTGATAGAGAAACTCGGCAAGTTTTTCGTCGAGAGCGGCATCGGGAACGGAGTCGGTCAGTTCGAGCAGGACGTGCCAGTTTGCATCGGTCGGCTGTTTGAGATGACTGAACTCGGAAGACAATGCCAAGGCGTAGCGGCTGATCAGCTCGAAACTGGTGAGGCGTTCGGCAAAATGCCCTTGTACGGCTGTTAAAAGCTGTACGGCAGATTCGATGTCATCCAAACCTATCCATGCGGTCGCTATGGTTTGCGGACGGGCGAAGAGTTTGAGCGTGGCGGCGGTGATAATGCCGAGCGTACCTTCGCTGCCGATAAAGAGGTGGCGCAGGTCGTAACCGGTGGTATTTTTGTGCAGCGGTTGGAGATGGGAAACAAGTTCGCCATTGGGCAGGACGACTTCCAAGCCTAATACCAAGTCGCGCATACTGCCGTAGCGTAAAACGTTTAATCCGCCGGCGTTGCAGGCGATGTTACCGCCGATTTCGCACGAGCCTTCGCTGGCAAGACTGAGGGGGAACAGTCTGCCTGCTTCGGCTGCCGCTTTTTGAACGTTTTGCAGGATTACGCCCGCTTCGACGGTGATGCTGTTGTCGGCAAGGTTGATTTCTCGGATGCGGTTGATTTTGGAAAGGTTGAGCAGTACGCCGCCGGAAGCTACCGCTGCGCCGCACAAACCGGTATTGCCGCCCTGCGGGGTAACGGGGATACGGTGTTCAAAACAAAACCGCATGATTTCTTGTACATTTTCTATAGAATGCGGTTGCAAGATGATGTCCGGTTCGGAAACAAAGCGGCGGCGCTGGTCGTTTAACAAGGCCGGTGTGGCTTCGAGGATTTCGGCGGGGGAAAGGAATTCAAGAAAACGGTCGTACAGATTGGGCATAACGGGCAGCAGGATGGTTTGTGTGTGTACGGAAGATTATATAGCGGATAAGGGAAGCGAAAAACGGTAAAGGTCGTCTGAAAAACAAAAAAGCAGGATACAATCCGTATCCTGCTTTTTTAACTGTAAAAATATTATTTTGCAGCAGAAGCGGCAGAAGCAGCAGCTGAGCTGGCAGCAGAAGCAGCACCAGTTGCAGCAGAAGCAGCGGTATTAGCTGCAGAAGCGGCAGTGTTGGCAGCAGAAGCAGCGGTGTTAGCTGCAGAAGCAGCTTCAGTTGCAGAGGAAGCTGCAGAAGCAGCACCAGTTGCAGAAGAAGCGGCAGAAGCAGCAGTTTCAGAAGCACCGGAAGCTGTAGGAGCAGCAGTATCAGCGCCTTTGTTACAAGCAGCCAAAGCCAAAGATAACAGAGCAGCAGCAATCAGAGATTTTTTCATTTTGAGAACCTTCTTTAAATCGATTTAAGTAGAACAAAACAACAAAACGACATATAAGTCGTTTCATTTAGAGTAAAAATTCATTGCTGAATTTCCTGCATTATGCCCCACAGGGTGCTTCGGTGCAACGATACGGACGAATTAGTAATTTTTAATCAATCTGAAATGGACGAAAGACGGGGGTAAAACTAGTCCGCATTGGCTGTTATTCAATGTACATTTGAAATAAATTGTATAGTAAAATTTATTTATTTCATGCGTTTACATTTGAAGAATGCGCTATGGGCCTTTGTTTTCAATCGGTTTAAATGAAATGCGGGCAGTTGTTGCGCATAAAAGCAAAAAGTTGTAAAAAAGTTACACAAATATAAAGATTATCAAAATTTACGCTTTTACGTGCAATATGTTAAATATTGTGCATATAAATTTATAATTGTTAGTTTTGATAATTTTGCGATAAATCTCCGTGCATGACGGCGGTGTGTTAGAATGCTTTAGATTTGTTGGCAGAGGGTTGTCAATAAAGAAAACCTGTTTTGATAAACGGTCATGATAAAGGATAAAAAATGGCTATTGAAAAAAATTCTGTGGTTTCGCTTCACTATGAAATGTACGATGCGGACAACCAACTGCTGGACAAGACTGAAGAACCCATCGTCTATCTGCATGGCGGATATGACGGCATTTTCCCTTTGGTGGAAGAAGCTTTGCACGAGAAAAACGTCGGCGATACCGTTGAAGTCGCGCTGTCACCCGATGATGCTTTCGGCGAGCAAGATCCCGGCCTGGTGCGTATCGAAGACGTCAGCGTGTTTCCGGTTGAAGTGGAAGTCGGCATGATGTTTGAAGCCGATGATCCTGAAACCGGCGATGTCTTGATTTACCGCGTAACCGACGTGGCGGACGGCAAAGCCGTAGTAGACGGCAACCATCCGCTTGCCGGCATGAAAATCTTGTTCAAAGCGACAGTTGACGGCGTACGCGATGCGACTGAAGAGGAAATCGCACACGGCCACGTTCACGGCCCGCACGGTCATCATCACTAATTGAGTTAGTCTGCAATGCAAAAGGTCGTCTGAAAACAGGATTGGGTTTCTGTTTTCAGACGACCTTTTTGTATGTCGCCTAAATCCACGCCTTTAAAAGGGATAATCTGAAACTTATTGACCGTCATTTTGATTGCCTCATTTTATAAATGGCGGCTGCCTGAGCATTATTCGATGGCAAGCTGAGCCAATTCGTCTTTCGTGAATGCTTCCAGCAGAATATACGCTGCGTCAATAAAGCGGTATTTTTCTTTGGGCAGCTGTGCGATAAAGGTTTCGTAGGGCAGCTCGGTAGGTGAATCGTCATCGTTGGTAAAAATCAATCTCCAGCTGCTGATATCGTTGTTGGAAATATCGAGATCCGTGCCGTATTCTATTTCGGGTTGGTAGGGCAGGATAGTCGGCAGTTCAGGGTTTAAGACATAAAAGCCGACGAGCTCTCCCGTGTCACTATTTTTTCCAATCATTTGATGAGCGGAATAGGCATCCAGCCATTGGGTTTCACGCATCAGGCAGCTGAAGGCTGCGAGTGGGTCGTTGTCGGCTAGAATTTTGTCGCGAATCTCTTTGTTCAGTGCCACAGGGCGGGTAACGCCGTAGAATTTATAGTTTTGTATTTCGTTTTCATCTTCAAAAGGCACCATGGATATACCGGCCTGTATGTCTGGTTTGAAATCGAAGGTTTGGATGGTGTCGGCAGTGAAGGTTTCACCGGTTTCGCAGGTAATCGGTTGTTTGAGCGCGCGGGCTAAATCGGCGAGATATTGCAGGGCAATTTGCCAGTCTTCCAAAGTGCTGGGCGTGAATTGCCGCACAGCGTATTCCTGTGTGTCTTCATCAAAGGATAATTCAAATCCCCTACCGCTTTTTTCGTTCACGCCAAGCAGCAGACATTCGAAGTCGGATAACGGCAGTGTTTGAAATCGCTTTAAATCAAAATCTTCATCGTGTTCATCAAATGAAAATTGTGCCAGCGGCTGCGATGAAAGCTGGAAACATTCCTGCACGGTTAATACGGGCATGCGGCTAAATAGCTTTTTGGGATTTTTGATGTAGAAAGAAATGCTCATCGGAATATCCTTTCCAAATTTTGGCGGTATTTAGCCGTTATTTGTAGGCAGCCTGCACAATGAAATTGATTCAGGCTGTTTTGAGTTTTCAGACGGCCTCATCAGTGGATGTCTATTCCTTTGCGTTTAAATTCATCCTCCAACTGCCGGATGTGCTGTTCCGCTTTGAGGAGCTGTCTGTAATCGTCGGGGTGCATCGTATCGCGCAGGTTCATGCTTTTCAGGCCGAGTTCGCCTATGCCTTGCACTTGGGACGCAGCCGTTTCCGTTATCCGTTGTTTTCCCGACCATCCGCCGGAGCCACTTATTTTGGTAATGCTGACTTGGCCTGAGGGCGCGTCGTAGAAGTTGTATGCGGTCGAGTCTTTGGGGTTGGGTTGGCCGTCCCGATAAAAGGTCGTCCATAGCAGTTTGTTGGTCTGTCTGGAATATTCCAGTTCGTGTCCCTGTATGTTGCCGTTGGCATCAAGGGTATAAAGTTTGACCAGTGGTCTGATCGTGGGGTGCTTCGAGTCGGTCGGCATCGGGTGGTAATTGCCTTCCCAGCAGCGTTGCATGCGGTCTGCAACAGGGGTGCAGTGTTTGGGGGTGCGTGTTTCGTTCAAACGGAGCCAGTTGTTGATTCTGGCGAGTTCTTCGGGTGAGGGGGGTGTGTATGAGCTGCTGTCTGACGGGCTGTCGTATGACGAACTCCTGTATGACGAGCTGCTTGGCGAATAGTCGGTGCATGTAGCGTTGCCATATACCTGCATGCAGTGCCCTATACGGTTCATTTGCTGTGCGTGCTCTCGGCGCAGTATGTTTTCGTCGGCTGCCGCGAATTGGCTTGCCGCCAATCCGCAGAATGCCAGCAGGATAGGCAAAATCGTTTTGCGCATGGGGTGGTTTCCGTTTCAAGGTAAAAATTCGAGTATTGGGGTTTAAGGGAATCCGCGCTTTTAAGCTGCCTGAATATTTGTTTGCGCGGATTGGGTTCGGGAAGATGGTGTGCAGGCTGCTTTTTCGGTTTTCAGACGGCCTCGGGTTGTCTGTGACTGTTAAGCGATAAAATGGTCGTACACGGCATCGATTTTTGCGCAGGCGCGTTGGACTGCGGCCTCCCAGTTGCCTGCCGTACCTTCGGCGTAAACGGTATCCACAGAAGCGAAGCCCAAGAAACCGCCAAGCAATGTTTTCAAATAGCTTGAGGCGAAATCCATTTGCGCCATCGGACCTTCGCTATAAACGCTGCCGCTGGTCTGCAACAGCAGTACTTTATGCTCGCCCATCAAACCTTTCGGTGTACCGTCTTCGCCGTAGCGGAAGGTTTCGCCGGGCATAACCAGATTGTCCAGCCAGTCTTTCAGGAGGGCGGGAATGGCGAAGTTATACATAGGGTAGGCGATAACGAGACGGCGGGCGGATTTGACTTGGTTCACGACCGACATCAGCTGAGCTTGCAGCGCAGCTTGTTCTTCGTTTGGTTGTTGCCCTTGAAACAGGGTAACAGTAAACATCTCCAGCACTGCCTTATCCAAAGGCTGAATATCTGCTTCTGCCAAATTGACCGTTTGCACGCTGCCTGCAGGCAGTTTGGTCAGCAGGTGGGCAACCATGCGATTGGTCGCGGAAGCAGTAGAATGTCGATCAGGATGTGCATTGATAATCAGGGTGTCAATCATTTTAGTTTCCTTTTTGGGGGTAGTTTAAGTGAGATAGGTTTTCAGACGGCCTCCGATACCGTATGGTCGTCTGAAACGTTTATTGCCGCAATGTTTTACCGTTCGATTTGGCTCACATCCCGCACCGCGCCTTTGTCGGCGGAAGTTGCCATCGCGCCGTAGGCACGCAGGGCGGCGGAGACGTAGCGGTCGCGGTTTTCCGGTTTCCACGCTTTGCTGCCGCGTGCTTCCATTTCGGCGCGGCGTTTTGCGAGTTCTTCGTCGGACACTTTCAGGTTAATGCTGCGGTTGGGGATGTCAATTTCAATCGTGTCGCCTTCGTGCACCAAGCCGATGGCGCCGCCTTCCGCCGCTTCGGGCGAAGCGTGGCCGATGGACAAACCTGATGTGCCGCCGGAGAAGCGTCCGTCGGTCAGCAGGGCGCAGGCTTTGCCGAGGCCTTTGGATTTTAGGTAGCTGGTCGGATACAGCATTTCCTGCATGCCCGGGCCGCCTTTGGGGCCTTCGTAGCGGATGATGACGATGTCGCCAGCGACGATTTGGTTGCCCAAAATGCCTTCGACGGCGGCTTCTTGGCTTTCAAACACGCGGGCGCGGCCGGTGAATTTGAGGATGCTCTCGTCCACGCCTGCGGTTTTCACCACGCAGCCGCGTTCGGCGATGTTGCCGAACAAGACCGCCAAACCGCCATCTTGCGAGTAGGCGTGTTCGACGTTGCGGATGCAGCCTTTTTCGCGGTCGAGGTCGAGGGTTTTCCACATGCGGTTTTGTGAGAACGCCTGGGTGGTGCGCACGCCGCCGGGAGCGGCTTTGAAGCGTTCGATTGCATGGGTGTTTTCGGGATTGGTCACGTCCCATTTTTCAATCGCGTCTTTCAGCGTCGGCGCGTGGATGGTGTACACGTCGGTGTACAGTTTGCCCGCTTTGTCCAATTCTTTCAGGATGGCGAAGATACCGCCGGCGCGGTGCACGTCTTCCATGTAGTAGTCGTGGTTGTTGGGCGCGGTTTTGCAGATGCAGGGCACGACGCGGCTCAGGCGGTCGATGTCGGCCATTTTGAAATCCACGCCTGCTTCGTTGGCAACGGCGAGCAAGTGCAGGATGGTGTTGGTAGAGCCGCCCATGGCGATGTCCATGGTCATGGCGTTTTCAAACGCTTTTTTGGTGGCAATGCTGCGCGGCAACACGGTTTCGTCGTTTTGCTCGTAATAGCGTTTGGTGATTTCGACAATCATGCGGCCGGCTTCGAGGAACAATTCTTTGCGGCCGGCGTGGGTGGCGAGGTAGGAGCCGTTGCCGGGCAGGGACAGGCCGAGCGCTTCGGTCAGGCAGTTCATGGAGTTGGCGGTGAACATGCCGGAGCAGGAGCCGCAGGTCGGGCAGGCGTTTTGTTCGACTTCTTCGACTTGCTGGTTGCTGACATTGTCGTCCGCCGATTCAATCATAGCGTCAATCAAGTCCAAGCGGCGTTCGGGCTGGATGTTGGCCACGCCGATGACCTTGCCCGCTTCCATCGGACCGCCGGAAACGAAAATGGTCGGGATATTCAGGCGCATGGCGGCAATCAGCATTCCGGGGGTGATTTTGTCGCAGTTGGAAATGCACACCAGCGCGTCGGCGCAGTGGGCGTTGACCATGTATTCGATAGAGTCGGCAATCAAATCGCGGCTGGGCAGGGAGTACAGCATGCCGCTGTGCCCCATGGCGATGCCGTCATCGATGGCGATGGTGTTGAATTCTTTGGCGATTGCGCCCGCTTTTTCGATTTCACGGGCAACCAGTTGACCCATGTTGTGCAGATGGACATGGCCGGGCACGAATTGGGTGAACGAGTTGGCAACGGCGATGATGGGCTTGCCGAAGTCGGTTTCCATCACGCCGGTGGCGCGCCACAATGCGCGCGCGCCCGCCATGTTGCGGCCGTGGGTGGAGGTTTTGGAGCGGTATTCTGGCATGGGGTATTCCTCAGAGGGGTGGTATTTTGAAAGACGAGCCGTCTGAAATAAAGGTATCGACTTGAGCAACCTTTGTTTCAGACGGCCTTTAGACCGGTATTTTATATGAAATACCGCATAATAAGAAATGCTTTAAGGCAAACGAAAGGTCGTCTGAAACAAGGTTTCGACTTTGCGAAAACTGTTTTTCAGACGACCTTGATGGCAAGAAATCCTAGCATTATTTACAGTTTTTGAAAGACAATACTTCCTTTGAAGCCGTCTCTCCCGATAGAGGCGCAATTAATTGATAAAGGCAAATTCAGAAAAGCAGGCAAGATGATCGATTATGAAATTAGTGAAGGGCATATTACCAAGACAGAAGGCCATAGATTAAATAGGAGATAAGCAAAATGTTGAAAATTTTGAATAATTCCTTAAATGGGATTACTTTGGGGCAAAGAAAGGTTGACTTAGATGATGCTACTTTAGATGAATCTAGTTGTTCATTAGAGTTTGATAGAAAGCACAAGATACAATCTGATTCACAAGTAATTACTTTATCATCTTCTGAAACTTGTGATGAATTTAGCTTAAATGGAAAAATTATTAACTTCTCCAATCTCGAAAAATTTGTAGAAGAGGAGAATCCTCTGGTAGAAATTTCGGATGAAGAAAAATATTTTTATACTTTTCCACAATATAATTTAGTTTTATATGTTGATTATAAAGATAAATTGTTTCTACAGGTATTAATTTACGATGAAAGTATAAAAGATTTATATGAAAATAGCGGGCAAAAATACTCAGACTTCCAAAAAAGTAAACTTAAAAGTCTAATTACATTTTATGGTAAATTGATATTTATTCCTTATAAGTCAGTGGGTAATTTGGAATTCAACAGTTCTCTATCGGATATTATAAAAGAATATGATATATTAGAAAAAATTATTCCTGATAAGAAAAATATCTTATGGATAAATAATTTTGCGCTTAGATTTGATAATGAAAAATTGACGCAAATTACAATTTTTTATGATAAAAAAGAAATTATTCCAATATATTATAATGAAATTAATATCTCATCAGAAAAAGGGCTTTCTGAATTATTAAATAAATATGATGGAATTGAAAGGGGAAAATCTAAATATCTTTTCAAAGAATTAGGTTTGGTTGTAGCAAAAGACTTCTCTGAGTTTCACTTTTTTGAACAATCATTATTAAAATTTTGGGCAAATTTACATAGAGCTATCACTAGTTGGTAATTGCAGGTCGTAAGTACGTAGCTCAATTAAACTCTGGATTACGATACATAGAATGTACGGAGTATCTGCATGTGTTTTTTGTTTTTCAGACGACCTCAATATCTTCTCTGAGGTCGTCTGAACTATCTGTTTTTTTATAGGAAAAGCGTTCTAAAGAAATTAGGCTTAGAATTGGAGAAAGTAAATGGGAAAGTTGTTGATTGGAGTAATTGGGACTATTTTGCTTTTGATAGGTGCTTCAAGTATGTCACATCCACTTGAAAAAAATATTCCATATAATGATTTGACTATTAGGTACTATTTAGGAATGAGTTTCCCTAAGTATAATCATCCTGCAAAATTGTATAATGAGATTAATTTGGATAAAGTAGATGAAATTAGAAAAAGCAAGGAAATTATATCTTATTATGTCGGATTTTATAGAGATGAAAAATTAATCAAATTTGATAAGTATATTAATAATAACAAAATAATGGGTTTTACCTATGAGTATGATGGCAGAGGAAATCTGATAAAAATATATCAAAATA
Protein-coding sequences here:
- the ilvD gene encoding dihydroxy-acid dehydratase, coding for MPEYRSKTSTHGRNMAGARALWRATGVMETDFGKPIIAVANSFTQFVPGHVHLHNMGQLVAREIEKAGAIAKEFNTIAIDDGIAMGHSGMLYSLPSRDLIADSIEYMVNAHCADALVCISNCDKITPGMLIAAMRLNIPTIFVSGGPMEAGKVIGVANIQPERRLDLIDAMIESADDNVSNQQVEEVEQNACPTCGSCSGMFTANSMNCLTEALGLSLPGNGSYLATHAGRKELFLEAGRMIVEITKRYYEQNDETVLPRSIATKKAFENAMTMDIAMGGSTNTILHLLAVANEAGVDFKMADIDRLSRVVPCICKTAPNNHDYYMEDVHRAGGIFAILKELDKAGKLYTDVYTIHAPTLKDAIEKWDVTNPENTHAIERFKAAPGGVRTTQAFSQNRMWKTLDLDREKGCIRNVEHAYSQDGGLAVLFGNIAERGCVVKTAGVDESILKFTGRARVFESQEAAVEGILGNQIVAGDIVIIRYEGPKGGPGMQEMLYPTSYLKSKGLGKACALLTDGRFSGGTSGLSIGHASPEAAEGGAIGLVHEGDTIEIDIPNRSINLKVSDEELAKRRAEMEARGSKAWKPENRDRYVSAALRAYGAMATSADKGAVRDVSQIER